Proteins encoded by one window of Fodinicurvata sediminis DSM 21159:
- a CDS encoding M24 family metallopeptidase, which yields MNESSHRTFSTDRPDRPPVVSSTTPELGDSIPTAFDPLRLRAERLARLRAMMAEQGYAAVVLFDPNNQRYATGSRNMFGYFLRNSTRYIYVPLEGPVILFEYPGSAHVSTWLETIDDHRTSKVVWSSVNQRDGTSAQPFAQEIAALLREHSGGDGLVGVDRCSHILALALEAEGLAVRDCQQDVLHCRRIKTRDEIACLAQSMAASEASVAAVEAAIQPGVSETDLFATMYGNVIAQGGEFIETRLLSSGPRTNPWFNEASGRLLRPGELVALDTDTIGCHGYYSDFSRSFFCGPGRPTGYQQSLYQMAWEQVQHNIDLLRPGLSYRELSENSWPIPERFFDRRYPSVIHGVGMHGETPLVAHPTDFDAFSGDGILEPGMVVSVESYIGEVDGPEGVKLEEEVVITETGAQLISCYPFDEALLGRQV from the coding sequence ATGAACGAGTCTTCCCATAGGACCTTTTCCACCGACCGCCCGGACCGCCCCCCAGTGGTGTCCAGCACCACGCCCGAGCTGGGCGATTCCATACCCACGGCCTTCGATCCCCTGCGCCTGCGCGCGGAGCGATTGGCTCGGCTACGCGCCATGATGGCCGAGCAGGGCTATGCCGCCGTGGTGCTGTTCGATCCCAACAACCAGCGCTATGCCACCGGTTCGCGCAACATGTTCGGTTATTTCCTGCGCAATTCCACGCGCTACATCTATGTGCCGCTGGAGGGGCCGGTGATCCTCTTCGAGTATCCGGGCAGCGCGCATGTTTCCACCTGGCTTGAAACCATCGACGACCACCGCACGTCCAAGGTGGTCTGGTCCTCAGTGAACCAGCGCGATGGTACCTCGGCCCAGCCCTTCGCCCAGGAGATCGCCGCCCTTTTGCGCGAGCACAGCGGTGGTGATGGCTTGGTGGGCGTGGATCGCTGCTCGCACATCCTGGCCCTGGCGCTGGAGGCCGAAGGTTTGGCCGTCCGGGACTGCCAGCAGGATGTCCTGCACTGCCGCCGAATCAAGACGCGGGACGAGATCGCCTGCCTGGCCCAGAGCATGGCGGCCAGCGAAGCCTCGGTCGCGGCCGTGGAAGCTGCGATCCAGCCGGGCGTCAGCGAGACGGACCTTTTTGCCACGATGTACGGCAATGTCATCGCCCAGGGTGGTGAGTTCATCGAGACACGTCTCTTGTCTTCGGGCCCGCGCACAAACCCCTGGTTCAACGAAGCCAGCGGGCGTCTGCTGCGGCCGGGCGAACTGGTGGCGCTGGACACCGACACCATCGGCTGCCACGGCTATTACTCGGATTTCTCGCGCAGCTTCTTCTGCGGCCCGGGCCGGCCCACGGGCTATCAGCAGAGCCTCTACCAGATGGCCTGGGAGCAGGTGCAGCACAATATCGACCTGCTGCGCCCGGGGCTCAGCTATCGCGAGCTGTCCGAGAACTCCTGGCCTATCCCTGAACGCTTCTTCGACCGACGCTATCCCTCGGTGATCCATGGGGTAGGCATGCACGGCGAAACGCCGCTGGTCGCTCATCCCACGGATTTCGACGCCTTCTCGGGCGACGGCATCCTGGAGCCCGGCATGGTGGTCTCTGTCGAGAGCTACATCGGCGAGGTGGACGGCCCCGAAGGCGTGAAGCTGGAGGAAGAGGTGGTCATCACCGAGACCGGCGCCCAGCTCATCTCGTGCTATCCCTTCGACGAGGCGTTGCTGGGCCGGCAGGTGTGA
- a CDS encoding GFA family protein: MDGRNLKQDPLTGGCQCGKVRYRLFASPQRPHVCHCRMCQKASGAPFMAFAEVAMHDFAWTREEPSWFRSSEAVERGFCSTCGTPLHFRYVGSDKLDITLASLDEPNLVQPEEEVGCEGRLSWIDLIDQLPRSTTEATTPPEVLKTYASRQHPDHE, translated from the coding sequence ATGGACGGGCGCAACTTGAAACAGGACCCACTTACCGGCGGCTGCCAGTGCGGAAAGGTCCGCTACCGGCTTTTCGCAAGCCCGCAACGGCCACACGTCTGTCATTGCCGCATGTGCCAGAAAGCCTCTGGAGCGCCCTTCATGGCATTCGCCGAAGTGGCCATGCACGATTTCGCCTGGACCCGCGAAGAACCCTCCTGGTTCAGGTCGTCCGAAGCCGTCGAGCGCGGTTTCTGCAGCACCTGTGGTACACCACTGCACTTTCGCTATGTCGGCTCGGACAAGCTCGACATCACCCTCGCCAGCCTGGATGAGCCGAACCTTGTCCAGCCAGAAGAGGAGGTCGGCTGTGAAGGACGCCTGTCCTGGATCGACTTGATCGACCAGCTCCCCCGCTCGACGACAGAAGCCACGACGCCACCTGAGGTCCTCAAGACCTATGCCAGCCGCCAGCATCCGGATCATGAATGA
- a CDS encoding SDR family NAD(P)-dependent oxidoreductase, protein MRLENKVALITGAAAGIGLACARSLAKEGAKVVMADVAAERGEAAAESIRGDGGEAIFVTCDVGDKAEVEALVARAVEAFGKLDIAIANAGIVHACDFLELEEEDWDRVLRVNLKGVFLTGQAAARQMVKQGTAGTIINMSSVNGVMAIPTITPYVVSKGGVNQLTKSMALSLADKNIRVNAIGPGSIHTEVFEAVANDPAKMEGILSRTPMGRVGDPSEIGSVAVFLASEESSYITGQTIYPDGGRLALNYTVPVKK, encoded by the coding sequence ATGCGTCTTGAGAACAAAGTCGCTCTCATAACCGGGGCCGCAGCCGGCATTGGTCTGGCCTGCGCCAGGAGCCTGGCCAAGGAAGGGGCCAAGGTTGTCATGGCCGACGTGGCGGCCGAGCGCGGCGAGGCCGCTGCCGAGTCGATCCGTGGTGATGGCGGAGAAGCCATTTTCGTCACTTGCGATGTCGGTGACAAGGCAGAGGTCGAGGCGCTGGTGGCGCGCGCGGTCGAAGCCTTCGGCAAGCTGGATATCGCTATTGCCAATGCCGGAATCGTTCATGCCTGCGATTTCCTTGAGCTGGAGGAAGAGGACTGGGATCGCGTCCTGCGCGTGAACCTGAAGGGCGTCTTTCTGACCGGCCAGGCCGCGGCCCGCCAGATGGTGAAACAGGGGACCGCGGGCACAATCATCAACATGTCCTCGGTCAATGGTGTCATGGCGATTCCCACTATCACCCCCTATGTGGTCTCCAAGGGCGGCGTGAACCAGCTGACCAAGTCGATGGCCCTGTCGCTGGCCGACAAGAACATTCGCGTGAACGCCATCGGACCGGGTTCGATCCATACCGAAGTCTTCGAAGCCGTCGCCAACGATCCGGCCAAAATGGAGGGTATCCTGTCGCGCACGCCGATGGGCCGCGTCGGGGATCCCTCGGAAATCGGTTCGGTCGCCGTCTTCCTGGCGAGCGAAGAGTCCAGTTACATTACTGGCCAGACCATCTATCCCGATGGCGGTCGCCTGGCGCTGAATTACACTGTGCCGGTCAAGAAATAG
- a CDS encoding LysR substrate-binding domain-containing protein: MDIELLRTFVAVAESGGFSAAAKSLNRTQSAVSLQIKRLEDQLNDSLLQRTSRSVALTPAGATFLPYARRMLRLQEEAQLAVGQRNSSETIRFGITDEQAQAYLPNILAPFTETFPDVQIEITCDQSTELVAALQDGLLDMVLCIRHRATPTGTPVATQPLVWVASPDLKVNRMNPIPLALNPEGCVYRAQALSLLSKAGKRWRIAWTSQSPTGINLALTAGLAVSIKADRSIPEGCIALEDTAGLPPLKPAVVELHRSPAGTSLALDTLADMIADTVVQHHAPSPSVTETASAADNRK; encoded by the coding sequence ATGGACATTGAACTCTTGCGCACCTTCGTTGCCGTCGCGGAAAGCGGCGGTTTCAGTGCCGCAGCGAAGTCGCTGAACCGCACGCAATCGGCCGTCAGCCTTCAGATCAAGCGACTGGAAGACCAACTGAATGATTCCCTGCTCCAGCGAACCAGTCGCTCGGTGGCCTTGACGCCCGCTGGGGCAACCTTCCTGCCCTATGCGCGGCGAATGCTGCGCCTGCAGGAAGAGGCTCAGCTTGCCGTCGGCCAGCGCAACAGCAGCGAGACGATCCGTTTTGGCATCACCGACGAACAGGCCCAAGCCTACCTGCCGAATATCCTGGCGCCCTTCACCGAGACCTTTCCCGATGTGCAGATCGAAATCACCTGCGACCAGAGCACCGAACTGGTGGCTGCACTACAGGATGGCCTTCTGGACATGGTGCTCTGCATTCGGCATCGGGCCACGCCGACCGGCACACCGGTGGCCACCCAGCCCCTGGTCTGGGTCGCTTCGCCAGACCTGAAGGTCAATCGCATGAATCCCATTCCCCTCGCCCTCAATCCTGAAGGCTGCGTCTATCGCGCCCAGGCCTTGTCCCTACTTTCAAAAGCCGGAAAACGCTGGCGGATCGCCTGGACCAGCCAGAGTCCAACCGGGATCAACCTGGCCCTAACCGCTGGCCTGGCCGTCTCCATCAAGGCCGACCGCTCCATTCCCGAAGGCTGCATCGCGCTGGAGGATACCGCCGGCTTGCCGCCCCTGAAACCCGCCGTCGTCGAACTGCATCGCTCTCCAGCGGGCACCTCCCTGGCCCTGGATACACTGGCTGACATGATCGCGGACACCGTTGTTCAACACCATGCGCCTTCACCGTCTGTGACGGAAACCGCAAGTGCCGCTGACAACAGAAAGTAA
- a CDS encoding DUF1192 domain-containing protein: protein MEMDPEEEVPRRSLPVGRDLELMGIAELKDYLTELEAEMERVKEKISAKGSHLSAAAELFKT from the coding sequence ATGGAGATGGATCCGGAAGAAGAGGTGCCGCGGCGCAGCTTACCTGTCGGACGCGATCTGGAATTGATGGGCATCGCTGAGCTCAAGGATTATCTTACTGAGCTTGAAGCGGAAATGGAGCGAGTCAAGGAGAAGATCTCCGCCAAGGGTTCGCATCTCAGTGCAGCGGCCGAACTGTTCAAGACCTGA
- a CDS encoding NAD(P)H-quinone oxidoreductase gives MTDSTQIQIPAQMNAVEIAEPGGPEALQATQRPVPQPGQGEVLIEVDAAGVNRPDVMQRQGAYAPPPGASDLPGLEMSGRIVACGEGVESFRIGDQVCALVTGGGYAEYCVAPAAQCLPIPKGLSLLEGAALPETFFTVWSNVFDRGGLEPGQKLLVHGGSSGIGTTAIQLASAFGAEVYVTAGSEEKCRFCEELGAKKAINYRSEDFVEVIKQETDKEGVDVVLDMVGGSYIPRNINCLKPEGRLVFIAFLGGPKAEVNFGKVMMKRLTITGSTLRARDVTFKAAIAAALQSRVWPLLEQGRVKPVIHRSFPLAQASEAHALMESSTHIGKIMLSVRSES, from the coding sequence ATGACAGACTCCACTCAGATCCAGATACCCGCCCAGATGAACGCCGTCGAAATTGCAGAGCCGGGCGGGCCCGAAGCCTTGCAGGCAACGCAGCGCCCCGTACCCCAGCCCGGTCAGGGCGAAGTGCTGATCGAAGTGGACGCAGCCGGCGTCAATCGCCCGGACGTCATGCAGCGCCAGGGCGCCTATGCCCCTCCTCCTGGCGCATCCGACCTGCCCGGTCTGGAAATGTCGGGCCGCATTGTCGCCTGCGGCGAGGGCGTCGAGTCCTTCCGGATCGGGGACCAGGTCTGTGCACTGGTGACCGGCGGCGGCTATGCCGAATATTGCGTTGCCCCGGCGGCGCAATGCCTGCCGATTCCAAAGGGCCTCTCCCTCCTCGAAGGGGCGGCCCTGCCCGAAACCTTCTTCACGGTCTGGTCCAATGTTTTCGACCGCGGCGGCCTGGAACCCGGACAGAAACTCCTGGTACATGGCGGCTCTTCTGGGATTGGGACCACAGCCATACAGTTGGCATCGGCCTTCGGGGCCGAAGTCTACGTAACTGCCGGCAGTGAGGAGAAATGCCGCTTCTGCGAGGAACTGGGCGCGAAGAAGGCGATCAACTATCGAAGCGAGGACTTCGTCGAGGTCATCAAGCAGGAAACCGACAAGGAAGGTGTCGATGTCGTTCTGGACATGGTTGGCGGCAGCTATATTCCGCGCAACATCAACTGCCTGAAACCCGAAGGCAGGCTGGTCTTCATCGCCTTTCTTGGTGGACCGAAGGCCGAGGTGAACTTTGGAAAAGTGATGATGAAACGCCTCACGATCACCGGCTCAACCTTGCGTGCACGTGATGTGACCTTCAAGGCCGCCATTGCCGCCGCACTGCAAAGCCGTGTCTGGCCCCTGCTGGAGCAGGGGCGCGTGAAACCGGTCATCCATCGCAGTTTCCCATTGGCACAGGCCAGTGAGGCCCATGCCCTCATGGAATCCAGCACGCATATCGGCAAGATCATGCTCTCTGTCCGAAGCGAAAGCTGA
- a CDS encoding HalD/BesD family halogenase: MLANDSSVTPQPAASHEDMPVVDLDSYPIDRLDSPEGQDLLHRIRGELAQTGCAILRGFVREDLLSRIRQESDALAPQAHINDTQTNPYSSDGDPSLPADHPRNIFMDRSNGFVGGDLIGQETAIRRLYHDKSVQDFLARVLDIDELHEYADPLGGLVINVLKPGCQHPWHYDTNEFVVSMLTKEPEGGGLFEYCPQIRSPESENYEAVSHVLQGDQTRVHTLELRPGDLQIFYGRYSLHRVSRVEGQQDRHTVIFSYAREPGMIARAERTRRIFGRVAPIHEQQASEGPARSDNLQD; encoded by the coding sequence ATGCTTGCCAATGATTCTTCCGTAACCCCGCAGCCTGCAGCCAGTCATGAGGATATGCCGGTCGTCGACCTGGACAGCTATCCCATCGATCGGCTGGACAGCCCCGAGGGACAGGACCTGCTGCACCGCATCCGCGGCGAGTTGGCCCAGACGGGCTGTGCCATCCTGCGTGGATTCGTACGTGAAGACCTGCTTTCCCGTATCCGTCAGGAAAGCGACGCCTTGGCGCCGCAGGCGCATATCAACGACACCCAGACCAACCCCTACAGCTCGGATGGCGACCCTTCTTTGCCGGCCGATCATCCGCGGAATATCTTCATGGACCGTTCCAACGGCTTCGTCGGCGGGGATCTGATCGGCCAGGAGACCGCCATTCGCCGTCTCTATCACGACAAAAGCGTGCAGGACTTTCTGGCGCGTGTGCTGGATATCGATGAACTTCATGAATATGCCGACCCCCTGGGCGGGCTGGTCATCAACGTGCTCAAGCCCGGCTGCCAGCATCCCTGGCACTACGACACCAACGAGTTCGTGGTCTCGATGTTGACCAAGGAACCGGAAGGCGGCGGCCTGTTCGAATACTGCCCGCAGATCCGTTCGCCCGAGAGTGAGAATTACGAGGCGGTCAGCCATGTCCTGCAGGGCGATCAAACGCGGGTTCATACGCTGGAGTTGCGTCCTGGCGACCTGCAGATCTTCTACGGTCGCTATTCACTGCACCGGGTCAGCCGCGTGGAAGGCCAGCAGGACCGCCATACGGTGATCTTCAGCTATGCGCGCGAGCCTGGCATGATCGCGCGTGCCGAACGCACACGGCGCATCTTCGGGCGCGTTGCACCGATCCATGAACAGCAGGCCAGCGAAGGTCCCGCCCGCAGCGACAATCTCCAGGACTGA
- a CDS encoding DUF1013 domain-containing protein encodes MQQQPLMPKATAVWLIENTSLTFEQIADFCGLHKLEIQGIADGEVAAGIQGLDPVANSQLTKEEIELAQQDPKRRLRMLVQDLPKPSKRSKGPRYTPVAKRQDKPDAIAWLLRNHPELKDSQIVKLIGTTKTTIQSIRDRSHWNASNIRPKDPVLLGLCTQSELNAMIEKAQKDAARSGKSVPKAVEPFEAEGQEEPAESDDANRHDYSIFKLPE; translated from the coding sequence ATGCAGCAACAGCCCCTTATGCCAAAAGCCACGGCGGTCTGGCTGATTGAGAATACCAGTCTGACCTTCGAGCAGATTGCCGACTTCTGTGGCCTTCACAAGTTGGAGATCCAGGGAATTGCCGATGGCGAGGTCGCGGCCGGAATCCAGGGCCTGGACCCTGTGGCCAACAGCCAGCTGACCAAGGAAGAGATCGAACTGGCGCAGCAGGACCCCAAGCGGCGCCTGCGCATGCTGGTTCAGGACCTGCCCAAACCTTCCAAGCGTTCCAAGGGTCCGCGTTACACGCCGGTGGCCAAGCGCCAGGACAAGCCCGACGCCATCGCATGGCTCCTGCGCAATCATCCGGAACTGAAGGACAGCCAGATCGTCAAGCTGATCGGCACGACCAAGACCACGATCCAGTCCATTCGTGACCGCAGCCACTGGAATGCCTCGAACATCCGTCCGAAGGATCCTGTCCTGCTTGGCCTCTGCACTCAGTCAGAGCTGAATGCCATGATCGAGAAGGCACAGAAGGACGCCGCGCGCAGCGGCAAGAGCGTGCCGAAGGCGGTGGAACCCTTCGAAGCCGAAGGTCAGGAAGAGCCAGCCGAGAGCGATGATGCCAACCGTCACGACTACAGTATATTCAAGCTGCCTGAATAA
- a CDS encoding DUF429 domain-containing protein, translated as MIKDSRYAGLDGCRGGWILCCFDNEQRNLKFELLTDLPNDLPDRFAMLAVDMPIGLPNHGRRQCDLEARALLPGRLRSRIFLDLRRPLLECNTFTQANRLAREDGHGLSKQAWNLHPALRSLDAILTPARQAQVIEAHPELVFHRLNDWQAVAGKKTAAGQHKRLDLLAEAGMTGVGESLPHLPRKLAAMDDFLDAAACALAAAWHASGKGRRVPTGSTERDQRGLLMEIHY; from the coding sequence ATGATCAAAGACAGCAGATATGCTGGCCTTGATGGCTGTCGTGGCGGGTGGATTCTCTGCTGCTTCGACAATGAACAGAGAAACTTGAAGTTTGAACTTCTAACGGACTTGCCGAACGACCTGCCGGATCGATTCGCCATGCTCGCCGTCGACATGCCCATCGGCCTGCCGAATCACGGCCGACGGCAATGCGACCTGGAGGCCCGCGCATTGCTGCCCGGTCGTCTGCGCAGCCGAATCTTTCTGGACCTAAGACGCCCCCTGCTTGAGTGCAACACCTTTACACAGGCCAATCGGCTGGCCCGGGAGGATGGACACGGCTTGAGCAAGCAGGCCTGGAACCTCCACCCGGCGCTGCGCAGCCTTGACGCGATTCTGACACCCGCGCGCCAGGCACAGGTCATCGAGGCTCATCCTGAACTGGTTTTCCACCGCCTGAATGACTGGCAAGCGGTGGCCGGCAAGAAAACTGCTGCCGGACAGCACAAGCGCCTGGACCTGCTGGCAGAGGCGGGCATGACGGGCGTCGGGGAGAGCCTGCCCCACCTGCCGCGCAAGCTGGCGGCCATGGATGACTTTCTCGACGCGGCGGCCTGCGCCCTGGCGGCCGCCTGGCATGCCTCCGGAAAAGGGCGGCGGGTGCCCACAGGATCCACGGAACGAGACCAGCGCGGACTGCTTATGGAAATCCACTACTGA
- a CDS encoding 3-hydroxybutyrate dehydrogenase, with protein sequence MVKGKTVLVTGSTSGIGKGIAEAFAMEGANIVLNGFGDPQEIEKLQADLRSRHGMAVGYEDTDLTDGEAIEEMMRRVEADFGGVDILVNNAGIQHVDSLEDFPPEKWDTVLSLNLSSVFHTTRLVLPYMRSQGWGRIINIASAHGLVASEKKSAYVAAKHGVMGLTKVTALETANSGITCNAICPGWVLTPLVQKQVDAIAEKQDVDQEEAKKILLSEKMPHHQFVTVEQLGATALYLCSPAADTMTGVPVTLDGGWTAR encoded by the coding sequence GTGGTTAAGGGCAAGACAGTGCTGGTAACCGGTTCCACCAGTGGCATCGGCAAGGGAATTGCCGAGGCATTCGCCATGGAGGGAGCCAATATCGTTCTCAACGGATTTGGTGACCCGCAGGAAATCGAGAAGCTGCAAGCGGACTTGCGGTCACGCCACGGCATGGCCGTCGGATACGAGGACACGGACCTTACGGATGGCGAGGCGATCGAGGAGATGATGCGCCGTGTCGAAGCCGATTTCGGTGGCGTGGACATCCTGGTGAACAATGCCGGTATTCAGCATGTGGATTCCCTGGAAGACTTCCCGCCAGAGAAATGGGATACAGTCCTCTCGCTCAATCTGTCATCCGTATTCCATACCACCCGGCTGGTGCTGCCCTACATGCGCAGCCAGGGCTGGGGACGAATCATCAACATAGCCTCTGCCCATGGCCTCGTAGCGTCCGAGAAGAAATCCGCCTATGTAGCTGCCAAACACGGCGTCATGGGGTTGACCAAGGTGACAGCCCTGGAAACGGCCAACAGCGGAATTACCTGCAATGCCATCTGTCCGGGCTGGGTGCTGACCCCCCTGGTACAGAAGCAGGTGGATGCCATTGCGGAAAAGCAGGATGTCGACCAGGAGGAAGCCAAGAAGATCCTCCTGTCCGAGAAGATGCCGCATCATCAGTTCGTGACTGTCGAACAGCTTGGGGCAACGGCCCTGTACCTCTGTTCGCCGGCGGCCGACACCATGACGGGTGTACCCGTGACCCTGGACGGAGGGTGGACGGCGCGCTGA
- a CDS encoding ABC transporter permease, translated as MLIERTVEHTVLVAIAVGMAIVTGVPIGIAITQNRRVADTVLYIASIIMTIPSIALFGIMIPLLSPFGHGIGYVPAIIAVMLYSQLPIIRNTYTAINNVDPALREAARGMGMTGVQRLRRVEIPIAVPIIITGVRIAVVMNIGIMAIAAYIGAGGLGTFISRGISQTDPRQLITGALAVSILAIIADFALLWLNKRLSPAGLRT; from the coding sequence GTGTTGATTGAGCGAACCGTGGAACACACGGTGCTGGTCGCCATTGCCGTAGGCATGGCCATCGTGACCGGTGTGCCCATCGGTATCGCCATTACACAGAATCGGCGCGTGGCCGACACGGTGCTCTATATCGCCAGTATCATCATGACGATCCCTTCGATCGCACTCTTCGGCATCATGATTCCCCTGCTGTCTCCGTTTGGTCACGGCATTGGCTACGTGCCCGCGATCATCGCGGTCATGCTCTATTCCCAACTGCCGATTATCCGCAACACTTATACGGCCATCAACAATGTGGACCCCGCCTTGCGTGAAGCCGCGCGCGGCATGGGCATGACGGGCGTCCAGCGCCTGCGCCGCGTGGAGATACCCATTGCCGTTCCGATCATCATTACCGGCGTTCGCATCGCCGTGGTGATGAATATCGGCATCATGGCCATTGCGGCGTACATCGGGGCGGGCGGCCTGGGTACCTTCATCAGTCGCGGGATCTCACAGACCGATCCGCGCCAGCTGATCACCGGTGCCCTGGCCGTGAGCATCCTGGCAATCATAGCGGACTTCGCCCTGCTCTGGCTGAACAAGAGGCTCAGTCCAGCCGGCCTGCGCACTTAA
- a CDS encoding ABC transporter ATP-binding protein: MITLDKLTKVFDTPNGPVTAVDHVSLEVPEGEICVLLGPSGCGKTTTLKMINRIISKSSGKIFIEGKDTDDYHEVQLRRNIGYVIQQIGLFPNMTVEENVCVVPDLLGWTREKSRKRARELMEMVALDPDSFLKRYPKELSGGQQQRVGVARALAADPPVMLMDEPFGAIDPINREVIQDEFLKLQESMRKTILFVSHDIDEAVKMGDRIAIFRDGKLIQSDTPDNVLAHPKNSFIADFVGSDRTLKRLGLIKVRNAMEHNPPIVRAENTLEDAVALMKENGHISIVMVGPQGRARGCLRLSEIEGKKGRVNEHRSSLPTTIDIDADLRSAVSAMFAHDLSWLACVDSEGFYKGYISLKGITHLLGETYRDEAVEGQGAATG, encoded by the coding sequence GTGATTACACTGGACAAGCTGACCAAGGTTTTCGACACGCCGAATGGGCCAGTGACCGCTGTCGATCATGTTTCCCTGGAAGTACCGGAAGGCGAAATCTGCGTCCTGCTGGGCCCCTCCGGCTGCGGCAAGACGACAACGCTGAAGATGATCAACCGCATCATTTCCAAGTCTTCGGGCAAGATCTTCATCGAGGGCAAGGACACAGATGATTATCACGAGGTTCAGCTGCGGCGGAATATCGGCTACGTCATCCAGCAGATCGGGCTGTTTCCCAACATGACGGTCGAGGAAAACGTCTGCGTTGTTCCGGACCTGCTGGGCTGGACCAGGGAAAAGTCGCGCAAGCGTGCCCGTGAACTGATGGAGATGGTGGCGCTCGACCCGGACAGCTTCCTCAAGCGCTACCCCAAGGAACTTTCCGGGGGCCAGCAGCAGCGTGTCGGCGTGGCACGTGCCCTGGCCGCTGACCCCCCAGTCATGTTGATGGACGAGCCCTTCGGGGCCATCGATCCGATCAATCGCGAAGTGATCCAGGATGAGTTCCTCAAGCTTCAGGAAAGCATGCGCAAGACGATCCTTTTCGTCAGCCATGACATCGACGAAGCGGTCAAGATGGGCGACCGTATCGCCATCTTCCGCGATGGTAAGCTGATCCAGTCGGATACCCCCGACAATGTTCTGGCCCATCCGAAGAATTCCTTCATTGCGGACTTCGTGGGCTCGGACCGTACGCTCAAGCGTCTGGGCCTGATCAAGGTACGCAATGCCATGGAGCACAATCCGCCCATCGTACGGGCCGAAAACACGCTCGAAGATGCGGTTGCCCTGATGAAGGAGAACGGTCACATCTCGATCGTCATGGTCGGCCCGCAGGGACGCGCCCGGGGCTGCCTGCGCCTGTCCGAGATCGAGGGCAAGAAGGGCCGGGTCAACGAGCATCGCTCCTCCCTGCCCACAACCATCGACATCGATGCCGATCTGCGTTCCGCGGTTTCGGCCATGTTCGCCCATGATCTGAGCTGGCTTGCCTGCGTGGACAGTGAGGGTTTCTACAAGGGCTACATCAGTCTGAAAGGCATCACGCACCTGCTGGGCGAGACCTACCGCG
- a CDS encoding DUF2786 domain-containing protein, with the protein MSESFTTDKRERFRKLLTLASESPYEGERSAALEAAKRLASSLNMDLEEAARACRQDSFEDDPVEQRAREDREADARKRRANQAWMWRTYAAYAYDAAASRMRQKRREEVQKQQEAEEQQRRTERLWRAGNHRSSTRQRPRKDFARALIRETALPLSEIAEITGLSMRKIVELKLKMRPHAPAAGE; encoded by the coding sequence ATGAGTGAAAGCTTCACAACCGACAAACGCGAAAGATTTCGCAAGCTGCTGACCCTCGCGTCCGAAAGTCCCTATGAGGGGGAGCGATCGGCTGCGCTGGAAGCGGCGAAGCGTCTTGCGTCTTCGCTCAATATGGATCTCGAAGAAGCCGCCCGCGCCTGCCGCCAGGACAGCTTCGAGGACGATCCTGTGGAACAGCGCGCCCGCGAGGACCGCGAGGCAGATGCAAGAAAGCGCCGCGCCAACCAGGCTTGGATGTGGCGCACCTATGCCGCCTATGCCTATGACGCTGCGGCCAGCCGCATGCGCCAGAAGCGGCGTGAGGAGGTCCAGAAGCAGCAGGAGGCCGAAGAGCAGCAACGCCGCACCGAACGGCTGTGGCGTGCCGGCAATCATCGCAGCAGCACGCGTCAGCGCCCGCGCAAGGACTTTGCCCGGGCCCTGATCCGGGAAACCGCCCTCCCGCTGTCCGAAATCGCCGAGATCACCGGGCTGAGCATGCGCAAGATCGTCGAGCTGAAACTGAAGATGCGCCCCCATGCGCCAGCCGCCGGCGAGTAG